A single Primulina eburnea isolate SZY01 chromosome 11, ASM2296580v1, whole genome shotgun sequence DNA region contains:
- the LOC140806273 gene encoding amino acid transporter AVT1I-like isoform X2 — MKAGVEDGNGDIVVPLLIGNGDEIIDHKDNDHGFVSGSTSFFKTCFNSVNALSGVGILSLPHAVSSGGWLSLIFFFLIAASTYYTALLIQRCLDMDKNIRSYSDIGGRAFGSKGRAIISIATNIELYLVATGVMASFVLIGSVLWAAVFDGIGFHGKGTFVNLKGFPIAVSLYAFCYCAHPVFPALYNSMKDQKKFSKVMLVCFLVTTTSYASMAVLGYLMFGSKVESQVTLNLPTSKTSSKVAIYTTLVNPFAKYALMLRPVISALENHLTSSPSRGLSVLIRTGLVLSTIMVAVAIPFFGYLMSLVGAFLSVTASIILPCVCFLKISGIYRRFGFEMVLIWVIVLVGGVILVVGTYTALEEIIDHL; from the exons ATGAAAGCAGGCGTGGAAGACGGAAACGGAGATATCGTAGTGCCGCTCCTGATCGGAAACGGTGACGAGATAATCGATCATAAGGACAACGATCATGGTTTCGTTTCAGGCTCTACTTCTTTCTTCAAAACCTGCTTCAACAGCGTCAATGCTTTATCAG GTGTCGGAATATTATCACTTCCTCATGCGGTGTCGTCGGGGGGCTGGTTGAGTTTGATATTCTTCTTCCTTATAGCGGCCTCAACTTACTATACTGCATTGTTGATTCAAAGATGCTTGGACATGGACAAGAACATAAGAAGCTATTCCGATATTGGTGGCCGAGCATTCGGGTCTAAGGGACGGGCAATCATATCCATAGCCACGAACATTGAACTCTACTTGGTCGCAACAG GAGTTATGGCTTCATTTGTACTCATTGGTTCAGTTCTATGGGCTGCTGTGTTTGATGGGATCGGATTTCATGGAAAGGGAACGTTTGTAAATTTGAAAGGATTTCCCATTGCTGTGAGTTTGTACGCCTTCTGTTATTGTGCTCATCCAGTCTTCCCTGCATTATATAATTCGATGAAAGACCAAAAGAAATTCTCTAAG GTCATGCTCGTTTGCTTTCTTGTTACAACGACTAGCTACGCATCCATGGCGGTTTTGGGGTATCTGATGTTCGGTTCGAAGGTAGAGTCCCAGGTAACGTTAAATCTTCCGACAAGTAAAACCAGCTCGAAGGTAGCAATTTACACTACACTTGTGAATCCATTCGCTAAGTATGCTCTGATGCTAAGGCCAGTCATAAGTGCACTAGAAAATCATCTCACGTCAAGCCCTAGTAGAGGACTTAGCGTCTTGATTAGAACCGGGTTGGTACTTAGCACGATCATGGTGGCAGTGGCCATCCCTTTTTTCGGGTATCTCATGTCACTTGTTGGCGCATTTTTGAGTGTTACAGCTTCAATTATACTTCCATGTGTTTGCTTCTTGAAGATTTCTGGAATTTATCGGAGATTCGGGTTTGAGATGGTGTTGATATGGGTGATTGTGTTGGTAGGTGGTGTGATTCTAGTTGTTGGGACTTACACAGCTTTGGAGGAGATAATTGATCATTTGTAA
- the LOC140805652 gene encoding probable calcium-binding protein CML46: MSLDNISQFPIENISLSLNSKILQFTLIVGLVFKFLLVAFLDKKRMHSFVLGLFKSGVRSQVLPEDSKSKKLSVEKQKRVDPILRRGDVEIVLGSLGLISDPEEARLDTESHEIFSLFEEKNPSPDELKDAFDVFDRNGDGFIDSEDLQKVICSLGLDKGLEMESFERMIDVFDDNGDGRLDFEEFVKFLEYSSLR; the protein is encoded by the coding sequence ATGTCTCTCGATAATATAAGCCAATTCCCAATCGAGAATATTTCTCTCTCTCTAAATTCCAAAATCCTGCAGTTCACATTGATTGTGGGATTGGTATTTAAATTCCTATTGGTTGCATTCCTTGACAAGAAAAGGATGCACAGCTTTGTCTTGGGACTTTTCAAGTCCGGAGTTAGATCCCAGGTGTTACCCGAGGATTCCAAATCCAAAAAGCTGTCTGTCGAGAAACAGAAGAGGGTTGATCCAATCTTGCGCAGAGGAGATGTCGAGATTGTGTTAGGAAGTCTAGGATTGATAAGCGATCCCGAAGAAGCAAGGTTGGATACAGAATCCCATGAAATATTTAGCCTTTTCGAGGAGAAAAACCCGAGCCCGGATGAATTAAAGGATGCTTTTGATGTGTTTGACCGTAACGGGGATGGGTTTATTGATTCAGAGGATTTGCAGAAAGTTATATGCTCTCTGGGATTAGATAAAGGATTGGAGATGGAAAGTTTCGAGAGGATGATCGATGTTTTCGACGATAATGGAGATGGGAGATTGGATTTTGAAGAATTTGTTAAATTCTTGGAGTACTCTAGTTTAAGATGA
- the LOC140806272 gene encoding cyclic dof factor 2-like has product MFVEKDPKIKLFGKTIELPEAAAAAPVVTSLPVLTQFSVAAEEDGSHQDPPCSSDSMLEDRNLDLDAEEQESTKSLSGTKQDAGKDGDLGQPLMSEELRDSNRIPPITGDSSTPSADDSAVAKKTSRTEEDQSGAGNSQDKTLKKPDKILPCPRCNSMETKFCYFNNYNVNQPRHFCKNCHRYWTAGGTMRNVPIGAGRRKNKNNVPQFRHLTVQEALQSAQVDIPNVIPAALNPNNSTVLTFSSDSPLCESMASALHIADESIINNTKNGFHIPEVNLSVSHGSKVNRDDPSVGTFTGTASSTGDRSKYVLPELTSNFPHVPPQVPCFPGAPWPFRWHSDPWSSQISPPTFSHASFPVPFFSTTLPYWGCAVPSAWNVPWVFPPMPTAIQCDTPQSSTGPNSPTLGKHSRDENLLKSPNGSEAETQKESSSEKSLWIPKTLRIDDPEEAAKSSIWETLGIKHDSVDSPGGARLFKPFQNQSNSDEKSDVLETSTVLHANPAALSRALTFQESS; this is encoded by the exons ATGTTCGTTGAAAAAGACCCCAAGATAAAACTTTTTGGCAAGACCATTGAGCTACCGGAGGCGGCGGCCGCCGCTCCAGTGGTGACGTCTTTACCTGTTCTAACTCAGTTCTCTGTTGCTGCTGAAGAGGATGGCTCCCACCAAGATCCCCCTTGTTCTTCTGATTCTATGCTTGAAGATAGGAACTTAGATTTAGATGCAGAGGAGCAAGAATCAACCAAG AGTCTGTCAGGTACAAAACAAGATGCGGGGAAAGATGGAGATCTAGGCCAACCTTTGATGTCAGAGGAATTAAGAGATTCTAACAGGATCCCACCAATAACTGGGGACTCATCGACACCTTCTGCTGATGACAGTGCTGTAGCTAAGAAAACCTCGAGGACTGAAGAAGACCAGAGTGGGGCAGGTAACTCACAGGATAAAACTTTAAAGAAGCCAGACAAGATACTTCCATGCCCACGATGTAATAGCATGGAGACAAAATTCTGTTATTTCAATAATTACAACGTCAACCAGCCTAGACATTTCTGCAAGAATTGTCACCGATACTGGACAGCTGGTGGGACAATGAGGAATGTTCCAATAGGTGCTGGCCGCCGTAAGAACAAGAATAACGTGCCCCAGTTCCGACATCTAACTGTTCAAGAAGCTCTTCAGAGCGCCCAAGTGGATATACCAAATGTGATTCCCGCGGCTCTGAACCCCAATAACAGCACTGTCCTTACATTTAGTTCTGATTCACCTCTATGCGAATCAATGGCCTCAGCTTTGCATATTGCTGATGAGTCAATCATTAACAATACAAAAAATGGATTCCACATACCTGAAGTGAATTTATCTGTTTCTCATGGAAGTAAAGTGAACCGAGATGATCCCTCAGTTGGAACTTTCACTGGTACTGCAAGTTCAACGGGTGACAGGAGTAAATATGTATTGCCAGAATTGACCTCAAATTTTCCTCATGTTCCTCCACAAGTACCATGCTTTCCTGGAGCCCCCTGGCCTTTCCGATGGCACTCTGATCCTTGGAGCTCTCAGATATCTCCACCTACTTTCAGTCATGCTAGTTTTCCTGTGCCATTCTTTTCTACAACACTACCATATTGGGGTTGTGCTGTACCCAGTGCCTGGAATGTTCCTTGGGTATTTCCGCCAATGCCTACCGCCATTCAATGCGACACGCCTCAAAGTTCCACTGGTCCAAATTCCCCTACTCTGGGGAAGCACTCCAGGGATGAAAACCTTCTAAAATCGCCAAATGGAAGTGAGGCAGAGACACAAAAGGAGAGCAGCTCCGAAAAGAGTCTGTGGATTCCGAAAACGCTGCGAATTGATGATCCAGAGGAAGCGGCAAAAAGTTCTATATGGGAAACATTGGGGATAAAGCATGACTCTGTTGACTCTCCAGGTGGAGCTCGACTTTTCAAGCCCTTCCAAAACCAATCAAACAGTGATGAAAAATCAGATGTTCTTGAAACCTCTACAGTATTACATGCCAATCCAGCAGCACTGTCCAGGGCATTAACCTTTCAGGAGAGCTCGTGA
- the LOC140806274 gene encoding uncharacterized protein At5g19025-like: MVFFHSSITVDKHIEMPKSVNSTDYSLKLRQINQFHKNKRTSNATNQLNIPACEQSRSAIIDVIISIAVIGACGFLLYPYAQILAHKSIELGEEVVDVVTEEIFHSPLLFGCLGFSILFSAMALVGIMVCTDRRCGKRGCCGLHNAPEFDIQIETEDCLKKPDMLEKAALNRGLFELHRDHHRELEAELKKMAPPNGRAVLVFRARCGCSVGRMEVPGPRKSRKVKK, translated from the coding sequence ATGGTCTTTTTTCATAGCTCGATTACGGTTGACAAGCATATAGAGATGCCTAAATCCGTGAACTCAACCGACTATTCCTTGAAGCTTCGGCAAATTAATCAGTTCCACAAGAACAAAAGGACATCAAACGCTACGAATCAATTGAACATCCCGGCTTGTGAGCAATCTCGTTCTGCTATAATTGATGTTATTATCTCGATTGCTGTTATTGGCGCATGTGGATTTTTGCTCTATCCTTACGCTCAGATTTTAGCGCACAAAAGTATTGAGCTTGGGGAAGAAGTTGTAGATGTTGTAACCGAGGAGATTTTTCATTCCCCTTTGTTGTTTGGGTGCTTAGGATTTAGCATTTTATTCTCAGCAATGGCACTCGTGGGGATCATGGTGTGTACAGATAGGAGATGTGGTAAACGTGGCTGCTGTGGTCTGCATAATGCCCCCGAATTCGATATTCAAATAGAGACGGAGGATTGCCTCAAGAAACCTGATATGCTAGAAAAGGCTGCGTTAAATAGGGGACTGTTTGAATTGCATCGTGATCACCATAGAGAATTGGAGGCAGAACTAAAGAAGATGGCTCCACCTAATGGGAGGGCGGTTCTTGTTTTTCGAGCAAGGTGTGGGTGTTCTGTCGGGAGAATGGAGGTTCCTGGACCGAGGAAATCTCGAAAGGTAAAGAAATAG
- the LOC140806273 gene encoding amino acid transporter AVT1I-like isoform X1, producing the protein MKAGVEDGNGDIVVPLLIGNGDEIIDHKDNDHGFVSGSTSFFKTCFNSVNALSGVGILSLPHAVSSGGWLSLIFFFLIAASTYYTALLIQRCLDMDKNIRSYSDIGGRAFGSKGRAIISIATNIELYLVATGFLILEGDNLYDLFPDMEYNIGGLVLGGRKNFIVIVGFLILPTVWLNKMSILSYISATGVMASFVLIGSVLWAAVFDGIGFHGKGTFVNLKGFPIAVSLYAFCYCAHPVFPALYNSMKDQKKFSKVMLVCFLVTTTSYASMAVLGYLMFGSKVESQVTLNLPTSKTSSKVAIYTTLVNPFAKYALMLRPVISALENHLTSSPSRGLSVLIRTGLVLSTIMVAVAIPFFGYLMSLVGAFLSVTASIILPCVCFLKISGIYRRFGFEMVLIWVIVLVGGVILVVGTYTALEEIIDHL; encoded by the exons ATGAAAGCAGGCGTGGAAGACGGAAACGGAGATATCGTAGTGCCGCTCCTGATCGGAAACGGTGACGAGATAATCGATCATAAGGACAACGATCATGGTTTCGTTTCAGGCTCTACTTCTTTCTTCAAAACCTGCTTCAACAGCGTCAATGCTTTATCAG GTGTCGGAATATTATCACTTCCTCATGCGGTGTCGTCGGGGGGCTGGTTGAGTTTGATATTCTTCTTCCTTATAGCGGCCTCAACTTACTATACTGCATTGTTGATTCAAAGATGCTTGGACATGGACAAGAACATAAGAAGCTATTCCGATATTGGTGGCCGAGCATTCGGGTCTAAGGGACGGGCAATCATATCCATAGCCACGAACATTGAACTCTACTTGGTCGCAACAGGTTTTTTGATACTAGAGGGAGATAATTTGTATGACTTGTTTCCAGACATGGAGTATAACATCGGCGGGCTCGTTTTGGGAGGAAGAAAAAATTTTATTGTCATAGTAGGCTTCCTTATACTTCCCACTGTTTGGTTAAACAAAATGAGCATTCTTTCTTATATATCTGCTACAGGAGTTATGGCTTCATTTGTACTCATTGGTTCAGTTCTATGGGCTGCTGTGTTTGATGGGATCGGATTTCATGGAAAGGGAACGTTTGTAAATTTGAAAGGATTTCCCATTGCTGTGAGTTTGTACGCCTTCTGTTATTGTGCTCATCCAGTCTTCCCTGCATTATATAATTCGATGAAAGACCAAAAGAAATTCTCTAAG GTCATGCTCGTTTGCTTTCTTGTTACAACGACTAGCTACGCATCCATGGCGGTTTTGGGGTATCTGATGTTCGGTTCGAAGGTAGAGTCCCAGGTAACGTTAAATCTTCCGACAAGTAAAACCAGCTCGAAGGTAGCAATTTACACTACACTTGTGAATCCATTCGCTAAGTATGCTCTGATGCTAAGGCCAGTCATAAGTGCACTAGAAAATCATCTCACGTCAAGCCCTAGTAGAGGACTTAGCGTCTTGATTAGAACCGGGTTGGTACTTAGCACGATCATGGTGGCAGTGGCCATCCCTTTTTTCGGGTATCTCATGTCACTTGTTGGCGCATTTTTGAGTGTTACAGCTTCAATTATACTTCCATGTGTTTGCTTCTTGAAGATTTCTGGAATTTATCGGAGATTCGGGTTTGAGATGGTGTTGATATGGGTGATTGTGTTGGTAGGTGGTGTGATTCTAGTTGTTGGGACTTACACAGCTTTGGAGGAGATAATTGATCATTTGTAA